One genomic window of Sebastes umbrosus isolate fSebUmb1 chromosome 15, fSebUmb1.pri, whole genome shotgun sequence includes the following:
- the LOC119503505 gene encoding lens fiber membrane intrinsic protein-like, translating to MVPLQKSCSAEAPLSQLKMYSFMGGGLFCAIVGNILLVISTATDYWMQYRLSGNYAHQGLWRYCMSNKCYMQTDSIAYWNATRAFMILSGMACFAGIIAGIMSFAHFSSFERFNRSFAAGIMFFVSTFFVLLGMAIYTGVTVNFLGRRFGDWRFSWSYILGWVAMLMNFFAGIFYICAYRMCECRRGNGPR from the exons ATGGTTCCACTACAGAAGAG TTGCTCTGCAGAGGCCCCGTTATCTCAGCTCAAGATGTACAGCTTCATGGGAGGGGGCCTGTTCTGTGCTATTGTTGGTAATATCCTGTTGGTGATCTCCACGGCGACCGACTACTGGATGCAGTACCGTCTCTCTGGAAACTACGCCCACCAGGGTCTGTGGAGGTACTGCATGTCCAACAAGTGCTACATGCAGACTGACAGCATTG CTTACTGGAATGCCACCAGGGCCTTCATGATCCTTTCAGGGATGGCGTGCTTTGCAGGCATCATCGCTGGCATCATGTCGTTCGCTCACTTCTCCTCCTTTGAAAGGTTCAACCGCTCCTTTGCTGCAGGAATCATGTTTTTTGTCTCCA CTTTCTTTGTTCTGCTGGGTATGGCCATTTATACTGGAGTGACAGTCAACTTCCTGGGGAGGCGCTTCGGTGACTGGCGCTTCTCCTGGTCCTACATACTGGGCTGGGTGGCCATGCTCATGAACTTCTTTGCAG GTATTTTCTACATATGTGCCTACAGAATGTGTGAATGCAGGAGAGGAAACGGCCCACGCTAG